Proteins co-encoded in one Arachis hypogaea cultivar Tifrunner chromosome 13, arahy.Tifrunner.gnm2.J5K5, whole genome shotgun sequence genomic window:
- the LOC112736614 gene encoding uncharacterized protein, with amino-acid sequence MSEAHSTQNRSSAYLDALSQAIHKKLQRALANSSQRRNLLQELFADVALEVDDRAKEVIVNKEEDAIGPAEDVLDGPLCFYDVLADYFVRVPGSGKPILDLIVQLWSQSFSSHIFALLFHKWLFEAQIDKPEVLLRYSSALVQGATDVFWIDIQTNTRRFQSLFLYLLEDVALDHNRLNKIPVQAQRDMYLLLSRFILFYNSADKVDNFLKQCPNFPTAFLIGGPADIFVTELTDQLQKLKVEPVLLHYLSEIKVLQGMELRMTTSTRLKTCLYSFTSPGGPMYPTRAVRHAAWEALDLLFPVGRYPRHLISLFFRLLYPWYWPSSCWNFVMACLQALYYSLIGFIYSTWDNFTKPKSQ; translated from the exons ATGTCCGAAGCTCATTCCACGCAGAATCGAAGCTCCGCGTACCTCGACGCGCTCTCTCAAGCGATCCACAAGAAGCTCCAGCGG GCGCTAGCTAATTCCTCGCAGAGGCGCAATTTGTTGCAGGAGCTGTTTGCAGACGTTGCTTTAGAAGTTGATGACCGAGCTAAAG AAGTAATTGTCAACAAGGAAGAAGATGCCATTGGTCCTGCAGAGGATGTCCTTGATGGTCCATTATGTTTCTATGATGTGCTTGCTGATTATTTTGTACGAGTACCTGGGAGTGGAAAGCCTATCCTTGACTTGATTGTCCAACTATGGAGTCAATCTTTTTCTTCGCATATCTTTGCCCTCCTTTTTCACAAATGG TTATTTGAAGCTCAAATTGATAAGCCAGAAGTGCTCCTCCGCTATTCATCTGCTCTAGTTCAAGGAGCCACAGATGTGTTCTG GATTGACATTCAAACAAATACAAGGCGTTTCCAGTCTCTATTTCTT TACCTTCTGGAAGATGTTGCATTAGACCATAATCGATTGAATAAAATTCCTGTCCAG GCTCAGCGAGACATGTATCTTTTGCTCTCAAGgttcattttattttacaattcaG CTGACAAAGTGGATAACTTCTTGAAACAATGTCCAAATTTTCCAACTGCTTTTCTAATTGGTGGTCCAGCGGATATATTTGTTACTGAACTTACTGATCAG CTTCAAAAGTTGAAGGTGGAACCGGTGCTGTTGCATTACCTTTCAGAAATTAAGGTCCTCCAGG GTATGGAATTAAGAATGACTACAAGCACGAGATTGAAGACGTGTTTATATAGTTTTACATCTCCTGGTGGTCCAATGTATCCAACCAGAGCTGTTCGTCATGCTGCCTGGGAAGCATTAGATTTGCTCTTTCca GTTGGAAGATACCCTCGGCATCTTATAAGTTTGTTCTTCAGGTTGCTCTATCCATGGTATTGGCCGTCCTCGTGTTGGAACTTCGTGATGGCATGTCTTCAGGCGTTATATTACTCATTAATAGGGTTTATATATTCTACGTGGGACAACTTTACTAAACCAAAATCGCAGTAG
- the LOC112736615 gene encoding UDP-glucuronic acid decarboxylase 5, producing the protein MASKSPKDDNQDGKQPPLPSPLRFSKFFQPNMRILITGGAGFIGSHLVDRLMENEKNEVIVADNYFTGSKDNIKHWIGHPRFELIRHDVTETLLVEVDRIYHLACPASPIYYKYNPVKTIKTNVIGTLNMLGLAKRVGARILLTSTSEVYGDPLVHPQPETYWGNVNPNGVRSCYDEGKRVAETLMFDYHRQHGIEIRVARIFNTYGPRMNIDDGRVVSNFIAQAIRGESLTVQSPGSQTRSFCYVSDLVDGLIRLMEGSDTGPINLGNPGEFTVLELAQTVKELINPAVEIKTVDNTPDDPKQRKPDITKAKEVLGWEPKFALKDGLPLMEDDFRKRLGVAKAK; encoded by the exons ATGGCATCGAAATCTCCTAAGGATGATAACCAAGATGGAAAGCAACCTCCCTTGCCATCTCCATTGCGTTTTTCCAAGTTCTTCCAG CCCAACATGAGAATTTTGATCACGGGAGGAGCTGGATTCATTGGCTCACACCTCGTCGATAGACTCATGGAAAACGAAAAGAATGAG GTCATTGTTGCTGATAACTACTTCACTGGATCCAAGGATAACATCAAACATTGGATCGGTCATCCAAGATTTGAGCTTATCCGTCATG ATGTCACTGAAACTTTGCTGGTTGAGGTTGATCGGATTTACCATCTTGCTTGCCCTGCTTCTCCTATTTACTACAAATATAATCCTGTGAAG ACAATAAAGACAAATGTGATTGGCACACTGAACATGCTTGGGCTTGCAAAGCGAGTAGGAGCAAG GATTTTGCTTACATCAACTTCAGAGGTGTATGGAGATCCTCTTGTGCATCCCCAACCTGAGACCTACTGGGGCAATGTCAACCCTAATG GTGTGCGAAGTTGCTATGATGAGGGGAAGCGTGTGGCTGAGACTCTGATGTTTGATTATCATAGGCAACATGGCATAG AAATACGCGTTGCAAGAATCTTCAACACATATGGACCACGCATGAATATTGATGATGGCCGTGTTGTTAGCAACTTCATTGCTCAAGCAATTCG TGGTGAGTCCTTGACAGTCCAATCCCCGGGATCACAAACCCGAAGCTTCTGCTATGTCTCTGATTtg GTTGATGGCCTGATCcgtctcatggaaggatcagacaCTGGCCCAATCAACCTTGGAAACCCAG GTGAATTTACAGTGCTTGAACTTGCACAGACAGTGAAGGAG CTTATTAATCCAGCTGTGGAGATAAAGACAGTGGATAACACTCCTGATGATCCAAAACAGAGAAAACCAGACATTACAAAAGCAAAGGAAGTGCTTGGTTGGGAACCAAAGTTCGCATTGAAAGATGGTCTTCCTCTTATGGAAGATGATTTCCGAAAGAGGCTTGGTGTTGCCAAAGCCAAGTGA
- the LOC112736613 gene encoding histone H2A → MDSPAGKTKKGAAGRRGGGPKRKPVSRSVKAGLQFPVGRIGRFLKKGRYSQRVGTGAPVYLAAVLEYLAAEVLELAGNAARDNKKNRIIPRHVLLAVRNDEELGKLLAGVTIAHGGVLPNINPVLLPKKSQTATKEPKSPSKGTKSPKKA, encoded by the exons ATGGACAGCCCCGCCGGAAAAACCAAGAAAGGAGCCGCCGGTAGGAGAGGCGGTGGTCCCAAGAGGAAGCCAGTCTCAAGGTCCGTCAAAGCCGGTCTCCAATTCCCCGTCGGAAGAATCGGACGCTTCCTGAAGAAAGGCCGTTACTCTCAGCGCGTCGGAACCGGTGCTCCGGTTTACCTCGCCGCCGTTTTGGAATACCTAGCCGCGGAG GTGTTGGAGTTGGCTGGGAATGCTGCTAGAGACAACAAGAAGAATAGGATTATTCCAAGGCATGTGTTGTTAGCTGTGAGGAACGATGAGGAGCTTGGAAAATTGCTTGCTGGTGTTACCATTGCTCATGGTGGTGTCCTTCCTAACATAAACCCTGTTCTGTTGCCCAAGAAATCTCAAACTGCTACCAAGGAACCAAAGTCTCCATCTAAGGGCACTAAGTCTCCTAAGAAGGCTTGA